DNA sequence from the Candidatus Binataceae bacterium genome:
GATCTTGCGCGTGGGGATGTCGATGGCGCCATCGACGTTGATCCAGGCGACGTGAATGCCTTTGGGGCCGAGATCGCGCGCGAGCGATTGCGCGAGCCCGCGCATCGCGAATTTTCCCGGTCCGAATGAAATCGATTTCGGCCCGGCCTTCACCCCGGCGGTTGCGCCCGTGAACAGCATCACACCGCGGCCATTCCCGACCATGTCGGGAGCGCACTCCCGCGCACATACGAACGCGCCGAAAGCGTTGGTGCGCCAGCTTTCCTCGAATTGTTCGGGCGTGACCTCGGCGATCGTTCCCCACGCTCCGCCGCCGGCGTTGTAGAGTAGTACATCAGGCGCGCCGAGCTCAGCGCGGATTTTCTTGAAGGCAGCTTCGACCTGGTCGCGCTTGCCGATATCGGCCGGCAGCTCGAGCACGGTTGCGCCGGTTCGGCGAATC
Encoded proteins:
- a CDS encoding SDR family NAD(P)-dependent oxidoreductase translates to MAETKKKVAVITGVGPGLGAALARRFASEYAIAILARRAEYLHSLAEEIRRTGATVLELPADIGKRDQVEAAFKKIRAELGAPDVLLYNAGGGAWGTIAEVTPEQFEESWRTNAFGAFVCARECAPDMVGNGRGVMLFTGATAGVKAGPKSISFGPGKFAMRGLAQSLARDLGPKGIHVAWINVDGAIDIPTRKIPGLKPEDMLEPAAIAETYWHLAHQHRSAWTMELEVRPFKEKF